One window of the Flavobacteriales bacterium genome contains the following:
- a CDS encoding VanW family protein, whose protein sequence is MKERKLLSQRHPIFYFLSVWEKRIRRTAYWHFSGIKYTKTKSIEKLPYRVFKHQSKLLKKLGESDMILQYNKIENLKLVVEKINGTLLHPGESFSFCKTVGRPTKRKGFKLGMELSFGEARAGIGGGICQSSNLLHWLALHSPLTVLERHHHSFDPFPDDGRILPFASGATVFYNYLDFQLTNNTPWTFQINLWMTDKLLEGELRIDTELDFNYHVFEKKHAFIKDDEKYFRTNEIWRTKNAKFKAGALIEEEFLFKNYCKVKYTPQEL, encoded by the coding sequence ATGAAAGAAAGAAAACTGCTATCACAAAGACACCCTATTTTCTACTTTTTGTCTGTATGGGAAAAACGCATTCGCAGAACGGCATATTGGCATTTTTCCGGAATAAAATATACCAAAACAAAAAGCATTGAAAAACTTCCGTATCGGGTTTTTAAACATCAATCAAAACTGCTGAAAAAATTGGGCGAGAGTGACATGATTTTGCAATACAACAAAATTGAGAACCTGAAACTGGTAGTCGAAAAAATTAACGGAACCCTGCTTCATCCCGGTGAGTCGTTTTCTTTTTGCAAAACGGTTGGCAGACCCACAAAACGAAAAGGTTTCAAGCTGGGTATGGAACTTTCTTTTGGCGAAGCCCGAGCGGGCATTGGAGGAGGTATCTGCCAGAGCAGTAATCTTTTGCATTGGCTTGCCCTACATTCTCCACTCACCGTTTTAGAAAGACATCATCATAGTTTTGACCCATTTCCTGACGATGGGAGAATACTGCCATTTGCCAGTGGAGCCACCGTTTTTTACAACTATCTCGATTTTCAATTGACCAATAACACACCGTGGACTTTCCAAATAAACTTGTGGATGACAGATAAATTGCTGGAAGGTGAGTTGCGAATTGACACCGAGCTTGATTTCAATTACCATGTATTCGAAAAAAAACACGCATTCATAAAAGACGACGAAAAATATTTCAGAACCAATGAGATTTGGAGAACCAAAAATGCCAAATTTAAAGCCGGGGCTTTGATAGAAGAAGAATTTTTATTTAAGAATTATTGTAAGGTTAAATATACTCCACAAGAATTATGA
- a CDS encoding CDP-alcohol phosphatidyltransferase family protein, with amino-acid sequence MIQREHINVPNLLSGYRLVLFPVLVYLLLTDNYKPFQILFIINLITDILDGFIARRFNLQTAFGARLDSLADMGSYAVAIAAMFLWYFDSFGNLLWLFIFFLAAYAAAMLFSMVKFGQFPSLHLYSCKTAGYVQGIFFFVLFTYGFVRWLFILGMIVGCLAYLEELAVLIKLSELKSNVKSIFKLKNNA; translated from the coding sequence ATGATACAAAGAGAACACATAAACGTACCCAATTTGCTGTCGGGCTACCGATTGGTCCTGTTTCCGGTATTGGTTTATCTGTTGCTTACCGACAACTACAAACCGTTTCAAATCTTATTCATTATCAATCTGATAACTGATATTTTGGACGGATTTATTGCCCGCAGGTTTAATCTACAAACGGCTTTTGGAGCCCGGCTCGACTCGCTGGCCGATATGGGAAGTTATGCGGTGGCCATTGCCGCCATGTTTTTGTGGTATTTCGATTCATTCGGCAATTTGCTTTGGTTGTTTATTTTTTTCCTTGCCGCTTATGCTGCGGCCATGCTTTTCTCTATGGTCAAATTTGGTCAATTTCCGAGTTTGCATTTGTATAGTTGCAAAACTGCCGGCTATGTGCAAGGCATCTTCTTTTTCGTTTTATTTACCTACGGGTTTGTTCGTTGGCTGTTTATTTTGGGCATGATTGTGGGCTGTTTGGCATATCTCGAAGAGTTGGCGGTTTTGATAAAATTATCCGAATTAAAATCGAATGTAAAATCCATCTTCAAGTTAAAAAACAATGCCTAA
- a CDS encoding nucleoside deaminase: MHNTEELDKGFMLRCIELAQQSVDRGDAPFGSLVAKGNDLIAEGLNDAQSKVSEHAEVIALHNAHQHLGTSDLSGCTLYTSCEPCPMCSFMIREYKISRVVYALPSPFMGGHTKWPILQDDELERFRPFFGKPPIVVGGFLEKEAKAVMEKTIFWMFGSNVRNKQ; this comes from the coding sequence ATGCATAATACAGAAGAATTAGACAAAGGCTTTATGCTTCGATGCATAGAATTGGCACAGCAAAGTGTGGATAGGGGTGATGCCCCATTTGGAAGTTTGGTGGCCAAAGGCAATGATTTAATTGCTGAAGGTTTAAACGATGCTCAAAGTAAGGTATCTGAACATGCAGAGGTGATTGCATTGCACAACGCCCACCAGCATTTGGGCACTTCTGATTTGAGTGGCTGCACACTTTATACCAGTTGCGAACCTTGCCCCATGTGTTCTTTTATGATTCGTGAGTATAAAATAAGCCGTGTGGTTTATGCATTGCCCTCGCCATTTATGGGCGGCCATACAAAATGGCCAATACTGCAAGATGATGAACTGGAACGGTTTAGGCCTTTCTTTGGAAAACCGCCTATTGTGGTTGGTGGTTTTTTAGAAAAGGAGGCCAAAGCCGTTATGGAAAAAACTATTTTTTGGATGTTCGGTAGCAATGTTCGTAATAAACAGTAA
- a CDS encoding group III truncated hemoglobin, translating to MKYDINTSQDVKKLVDSFYDKVKTDDLIGHIFTKVASVNWEVHLPRMYTFWEAMVLGTIAYTGNAMDQHYILSKKTPLEKEHFDRWMHLWIDNANNLFFGPNTDKAIEKAQQVADLMVFKIAQINSKP from the coding sequence ATGAAATATGATATAAATACTTCTCAAGACGTTAAAAAACTGGTTGATTCGTTTTATGACAAGGTTAAAACCGATGATTTAATTGGTCATATCTTCACAAAAGTTGCCAGCGTAAACTGGGAAGTTCATTTACCCAGAATGTACACTTTTTGGGAAGCGATGGTTTTAGGAACCATAGCCTACACCGGAAACGCAATGGATCAACATTATATTTTGAGCAAAAAAACACCCCTCGAAAAAGAGCATTTTGATCGTTGGATGCACCTTTGGATTGATAATGCCAACAATCTTTTTTTTGGTCCAAACACCGACAAAGCCATCGAAAAAGCTCAGCAAGTTGCCGACTTAATGGTTTTTAAAATAGCTCAAATCAATTCAAAGCCTTAG
- a CDS encoding DinB family protein produces MALAPQLAHRFREVILDGTWIANTNFKHQISELSVVQATTKIGNFNTIALLTFHVNYYTSGLVQVFKGGTLDIRDKFSFDAPELKSENDWIELKETLFKNAERFAEFVEQMTDNELNADFIDPKYGSYYRNIEALIEHAYYHLGQVSLLKKMIVNS; encoded by the coding sequence ATGGCCTTAGCCCCTCAGCTTGCCCATAGATTTCGTGAGGTAATTTTGGATGGAACATGGATTGCTAACACCAATTTTAAACACCAAATTTCTGAACTTAGCGTCGTGCAAGCCACCACAAAAATTGGCAACTTCAACACCATTGCTTTACTCACTTTTCATGTAAATTATTATACATCTGGTTTGGTTCAAGTGTTTAAAGGCGGAACGTTAGATATTCGGGACAAATTCAGCTTTGATGCCCCCGAATTAAAATCGGAAAATGATTGGATAGAGTTGAAAGAAACACTTTTTAAAAATGCGGAAAGATTTGCTGAATTTGTCGAACAAATGACTGATAATGAATTAAATGCAGATTTTATTGACCCAAAATACGGCAGCTATTATCGCAATATTGAGGCTCTGATTGAGCATGCCTATTATCACTTAGGGCAAGTGTCGTTATTGAAAAAAATGATTGTTAACTCTTAA
- a CDS encoding outer membrane beta-barrel protein has protein sequence MKKFIISMVISSLSVLQVYAQSGSFYSNIAVLQTNPKVEDLKGKFIDKSLSGVGLIVGYELNVNEKTQPYFEYRQMRTGHQFYSHSSGGAPILLWLLGFDADYSPKVTTEISAINQSNAVCFGLRTDLGKKPDAGLFLNYGMGVRFDKVQQTTTKRTDGNPTEIKTKEYANSNFFFQFSIGSRIKLNEQIGLNGELGISNMPFVVGLDYKLNKK, from the coding sequence ATGAAAAAGTTCATTATATCCATGGTCATTTCTTCACTTAGTGTGTTGCAGGTTTATGCTCAAAGTGGTTCATTTTATTCCAACATTGCAGTATTGCAAACCAACCCAAAAGTGGAAGATTTAAAAGGAAAGTTTATCGACAAATCACTATCGGGTGTTGGTTTGATTGTTGGTTACGAGCTAAATGTAAACGAAAAGACACAACCTTATTTTGAATATCGACAAATGCGAACAGGGCATCAATTCTATTCCCATTCTTCTGGTGGAGCCCCGATATTACTTTGGCTTTTGGGCTTTGATGCAGATTATTCTCCCAAAGTAACAACCGAGATTAGTGCCATAAATCAATCAAATGCCGTATGTTTTGGTTTACGAACCGATTTGGGCAAAAAACCGGATGCCGGACTTTTCCTCAATTATGGCATGGGGGTTAGATTTGACAAAGTGCAGCAAACCACCACCAAACGCACCGATGGAAACCCAACCGAAATAAAAACGAAGGAATACGCTAACTCCAACTTTTTCTTTCAATTTTCCATAGGTAGCAGAATAAAACTCAACGAACAGATTGGGCTGAATGGAGAATTGGGCATATCAAACATGCCATTTGTTGTCGGGCTTGATTATAAACTCAATAAAAAATAA
- a CDS encoding sigma-70 family RNA polymerase sigma factor yields the protein MTIDECLSGCIKHDIKSQKFLYETYRRQMHGICLRYCKNEDDAADVLQEGFIKVFKNIGQYRNDGELAAWIRMIMIRTALASLKKQKDFLPIEEHIKEAGEYEMNINFDSFTFDKLVLHLRSLPTGYQAVFNLFVFEELNHQEIADILNCSEATSRSQLFKARKAMQKLIMHDQQLNKLVAHRL from the coding sequence GTGACAATAGATGAATGCCTTTCAGGGTGTATCAAGCACGACATAAAGAGTCAGAAATTTCTTTATGAAACCTACCGCAGGCAAATGCATGGCATTTGCCTGCGGTATTGTAAGAATGAAGATGATGCCGCAGATGTTTTGCAGGAAGGATTTATAAAAGTTTTTAAAAATATCGGACAATACCGAAACGATGGAGAACTTGCAGCTTGGATTAGAATGATTATGATACGAACTGCATTGGCATCGCTCAAAAAACAAAAGGACTTTTTGCCTATTGAGGAACACATAAAAGAAGCCGGAGAATATGAAATGAACATAAATTTTGATTCATTTACATTCGACAAATTGGTTTTGCATTTAAGGTCTTTGCCCACCGGCTATCAAGCTGTTTTCAACCTTTTTGTTTTTGAAGAACTTAATCATCAGGAAATAGCAGACATATTAAACTGCTCGGAAGCCACTTCAAGATCTCAACTATTTAAAGCCCGCAAAGCCATGCAAAAACTGATAATGCACGACCAACAATTAAACAAATTAGTAGCACACAGGTTATGA
- a CDS encoding phosphatidate cytidylyltransferase has protein sequence MILYPTFLLVALILQQKLHIKNKENPAIGWKKFLFFNLIMLSAICLMTLFSPSVILLHAIISVVGFIEICRHSSKLATNQKLWILALMPFIFGTFIYASLVLKQALIIPLVATAIFDGFSQLTGKMFGIKKIVPTISPNKTVAGFAGGLAFCWLFCVLYIQFFNTSSKPNVSLFFIPILAFAGDIFFSKLKRVMHIKDFADSLPGQGGILDRFDSYIFTAIGLLLLHQF, from the coding sequence TTGATATTATATCCAACATTTTTGTTGGTAGCTCTGATTTTGCAACAAAAATTGCATATCAAAAACAAAGAAAACCCAGCCATTGGTTGGAAAAAATTTTTGTTTTTCAACCTTATTATGCTGTCTGCCATTTGTTTGATGACACTTTTTTCTCCGTCTGTTATTTTGCTGCACGCCATCATTTCCGTTGTGGGTTTTATAGAAATATGTCGTCACTCCAGCAAGTTGGCAACCAATCAAAAATTATGGATTTTGGCATTGATGCCATTCATTTTTGGAACATTTATTTACGCCTCCCTGGTGTTGAAGCAAGCCCTTATTATACCGCTGGTGGCCACCGCCATTTTTGATGGGTTTTCGCAGCTTACCGGCAAAATGTTTGGCATCAAAAAAATTGTGCCAACCATTAGTCCAAACAAAACTGTTGCAGGTTTTGCAGGTGGTTTGGCGTTTTGCTGGCTGTTTTGCGTACTGTATATCCAATTTTTCAACACTTCTTCAAAGCCAAATGTTTCCCTATTTTTTATCCCTATTCTTGCCTTTGCAGGCGATATATTTTTCTCAAAATTGAAACGAGTAATGCACATTAAAGATTTTGCAGACAGCCTTCCGGGGCAGGGCGGCATTCTGGATCGTTTCGACAGTTATATTTTTACAGCCATTGGGCTGCTATTGCTCCATCAATTTTAA
- a CDS encoding rhomboid family intramembrane serine protease produces the protein MSDIGVVGLVLILANGIISYKGFEDYDWFNSLKFEVEPILGQKDYKRLISSGFLHVNWTHLLFNMFSLYAFAGMLEHGLGSLNFAIIYFASLIGGNLLALYIHRHHGRYSAVGASGAVSGIIFASIALMPGMNLFLMFIPIPIPSWIFGLAYVGYSIYGIRSNHDNIGHEAHLGGAIIGMLISILLYPQSVTVNYLPILATAIPTVIFIYLILYKPHVLNIENPYKLEQRNHLTLDDRYNERRAERQKELNELLEKVKRHGLDSLSEYERKRLEDLSN, from the coding sequence ATGTCGGATATTGGAGTGGTTGGCTTAGTGCTTATTCTGGCCAACGGAATTATAAGTTACAAAGGTTTTGAGGATTACGATTGGTTTAACAGTCTCAAATTTGAGGTAGAACCAATTTTGGGTCAAAAAGACTACAAAAGGCTTATAAGTTCTGGCTTTTTGCACGTCAATTGGACGCATCTTCTGTTCAACATGTTTTCGCTGTATGCCTTTGCAGGAATGTTGGAACACGGCTTAGGCAGCCTAAATTTTGCCATCATCTATTTTGCCAGTTTAATAGGCGGAAATTTATTAGCTCTTTACATCCACCGACATCATGGCCGATATAGTGCCGTTGGAGCATCTGGGGCGGTATCAGGAATCATTTTCGCGTCCATAGCTCTGATGCCTGGCATGAATCTCTTTTTAATGTTTATCCCTATACCCATTCCAAGCTGGATTTTCGGTTTGGCGTATGTAGGCTACTCTATATACGGCATACGCTCAAACCACGACAACATTGGCCATGAGGCTCATTTGGGTGGAGCTATTATAGGTATGCTCATCAGCATTTTGCTCTACCCCCAAAGTGTAACCGTTAATTATTTGCCCATTTTGGCTACTGCCATTCCCACAGTCATTTTCATCTATTTGATACTGTACAAACCGCATGTGCTAAACATCGAAAATCCGTACAAACTTGAACAAAGAAATCATTTAACCCTCGATGATAGATACAACGAACGCCGAGCTGAAAGGCAAAAAGAACTGAACGAGCTATTGGAAAAAGTGAAGAGGCATGGGCTTGATAGTCTGTCTGAGTACGAACGAAAAAGGCTGGAAGATTTGTCGAATTAA
- a CDS encoding hydroxymethylglutaryl-CoA reductase, with protein sequence MSINIDKAKKIFENLNEITGLEKLISNLSPNFSNIDFGLPKDNSVTSTNIRLEYLKNNTNLGSNASISEINLSDIEKLDGSIENFIGFATIPMGVAGPLRVNGSEAKGEFFIPLATTEGALVASYHRGAKAVSLSGGVTSICLTEGVRRSPLFGFEDMQKAINFLIWVTEQKEKFKEIAKSKTNHGRLIDVQLNMEGNHVILTFEYYTGDASGQNMVTICTDAICQYIEQTCPITAKYWYVEGNYSGDKKASAISFTTVRGKKVTAECVVKANVLASVLKTTANAVETYWRSSTVSVIQSGSIGAQGHFANGLAALFLATGQDVACVAEAAVGVTRMEVVNESDLYVSVTLPNLIVGTVGGGTKFSSQQNCLQMMDCSGQGKARKLAEIAGALLLCGELSIASALAEGHFTSAHQNLGRK encoded by the coding sequence ATGTCTATCAACATCGATAAAGCAAAAAAAATATTTGAAAACCTCAATGAAATAACGGGGTTAGAAAAGCTTATTTCTAATTTAAGTCCTAATTTTTCTAACATCGATTTTGGATTGCCAAAAGATAATTCTGTGACCTCCACCAACATCCGATTGGAATATTTAAAAAACAATACCAATCTCGGAAGCAATGCTTCTATATCAGAAATAAATCTTTCTGATATAGAAAAACTGGATGGAAGCATAGAAAATTTTATTGGCTTTGCCACTATTCCAATGGGTGTAGCCGGTCCGCTTCGTGTAAATGGCTCGGAAGCAAAAGGCGAATTTTTTATACCGTTGGCCACCACCGAAGGTGCGTTGGTTGCATCCTACCATAGAGGAGCCAAAGCAGTGAGCCTGAGCGGAGGCGTGACCAGTATTTGCCTGACCGAAGGTGTTCGGCGAAGTCCACTTTTTGGTTTTGAGGATATGCAGAAAGCTATTAATTTCCTGATTTGGGTAACAGAGCAAAAAGAAAAATTTAAGGAAATAGCCAAAAGCAAAACCAACCACGGTAGGCTGATTGATGTGCAGTTGAACATGGAAGGAAACCACGTTATTTTGACCTTCGAATATTACACAGGTGATGCTTCCGGCCAAAATATGGTAACCATTTGCACCGATGCCATTTGCCAATATATTGAGCAAACCTGCCCCATTACAGCCAAATATTGGTATGTTGAGGGCAACTATTCGGGTGATAAAAAGGCCAGTGCCATATCCTTTACCACGGTGAGAGGCAAAAAAGTGACCGCAGAATGTGTGGTAAAAGCAAATGTGTTAGCGTCGGTATTAAAAACTACGGCCAACGCCGTTGAAACTTACTGGCGAAGCAGCACCGTATCGGTTATTCAGAGCGGCAGTATTGGTGCACAAGGGCATTTTGCCAATGGCTTGGCAGCACTATTTTTAGCCACGGGTCAAGATGTGGCATGTGTTGCCGAGGCCGCGGTGGGGGTTACACGTATGGAGGTTGTAAACGAAAGTGATTTGTATGTTTCGGTTACTCTTCCAAACCTCATTGTGGGTACTGTGGGTGGTGGAACCAAATTTTCCAGCCAACAAAACTGCCTACAAATGATGGATTGCTCCGGCCAAGGTAAAGCCCGAAAACTCGCTGAAATTGCAGGTGCATTGTTGCTTTGTGGCGAATTGTCGATAGCCTCCGCTTTGGCAGAAGGACATTTCACATCCGCACATCAAAATTTGGGAAGAAAATGA
- a CDS encoding endonuclease/exonuclease/phosphatase family protein, with product MPDYSKLRKTNNDTNDQLKHKKRVLQNIQHLRTQLDDVPQSKLNYNLLIATWNIREFDSPKYGDRIEEANYYIAEIIERFDVVAIQEVHRNLEGLNRVLNLMGSHWKYIVSDTNEGSPGNDERIAFVYNSRKIEFGGLAGELVIPPKEEKIKVNGKNKTIYKPVNQLWRTPLIGGFKAGWAKFMLCSVHIQWGESELSRKEEIDYLAEFLKKRTEDPASWARKLILIGDFNIEKVSSPHYKMLDEAGYRSHPAHDKITTTTSNKKAQYDRMFIRERDEGFKVLSGGTIELFKHLFTDADEQTYKPFMKLQSGVAAKNYNDWRTYQLSDHQPLWMEFRIEYDDEFLTKISNEF from the coding sequence ATGCCCGATTATTCAAAACTCAGAAAAACGAATAATGATACCAACGACCAGTTGAAACACAAAAAGCGGGTTTTGCAGAATATTCAACATTTAAGAACCCAACTTGATGATGTTCCGCAAAGCAAGCTCAACTACAACCTTCTCATTGCCACTTGGAATATTCGCGAATTTGACTCACCAAAATATGGCGACCGCATTGAAGAAGCCAACTATTACATTGCGGAAATAATCGAACGTTTTGACGTGGTGGCCATTCAGGAAGTACACCGAAATTTGGAAGGCTTGAACCGAGTGCTGAACCTGATGGGCAGCCATTGGAAATACATCGTTTCCGACACCAACGAGGGGTCGCCCGGAAATGATGAACGCATAGCCTTTGTTTACAATTCTCGCAAAATTGAGTTTGGCGGATTGGCCGGAGAGTTGGTCATTCCTCCAAAAGAAGAAAAAATAAAGGTTAATGGTAAAAACAAAACCATTTACAAACCCGTAAATCAGCTTTGGAGAACACCACTAATTGGCGGTTTTAAAGCCGGATGGGCCAAGTTCATGCTTTGCAGTGTTCATATTCAATGGGGCGAAAGTGAACTATCCCGAAAGGAAGAAATAGATTATTTGGCCGAATTTCTTAAAAAGAGGACGGAAGACCCCGCATCGTGGGCTCGAAAACTAATTTTGATTGGCGATTTTAACATCGAAAAAGTAAGTAGTCCACATTACAAAATGCTTGATGAAGCGGGCTACAGAAGTCACCCGGCACATGATAAAATAACCACTACTACCAGCAACAAAAAAGCACAATACGACCGCATGTTTATTAGAGAGAGAGATGAAGGCTTTAAAGTGCTAAGTGGTGGCACCATTGAATTGTTCAAACACCTCTTTACCGATGCCGACGAGCAGACATACAAACCCTTTATGAAACTGCAAAGTGGCGTTGCTGCAAAAAACTATAATGATTGGAGAACATACCAACTCTCCGACCACCAGCCGCTTTGGATGGAATTTAGGATTGAGTATGACGACGAGTTTTTGACCAAAATTTCGAATGAGTTTTGA
- a CDS encoding UbiA family prenyltransferase translates to MKYLTYLNERFPLQSHVPLIAAFSFSAICFSLSASGETQFIDWKNYAAAFYLVITTFFLLRISDEFKDHEDDMKYRKYLPVPRGLISLAELRNIGIVVFVTQIITLWFFPHFGWIYAVAMLYMALMFKEFFMADWLKKHQLAYVFSHMAIIPLVDLVASAAHWSFAEIMPPKALLWFFFVSFFNGMVLEFGRKIKTPAMEEEGVVSYTKLYGVTGGTWLWLGILTITYILALFASAHINSPVWVYIVLTIFFVAAFISGILFLKNPTKKSSKMIEIFSGIWTMGMYLNIGALPFLLSN, encoded by the coding sequence ATGAAATACTTAACCTATTTAAACGAACGATTTCCGTTGCAATCGCATGTTCCGCTGATTGCAGCTTTCTCCTTTTCGGCCATCTGTTTTTCGCTATCTGCCAGTGGCGAAACCCAATTTATTGATTGGAAAAACTATGCCGCAGCATTCTATTTGGTCATAACCACTTTCTTTTTACTGAGAATTTCGGACGAATTTAAAGACCATGAGGATGACATGAAATATCGAAAATACCTGCCTGTTCCAAGAGGTTTAATCTCATTGGCAGAGCTACGAAACATTGGCATTGTAGTATTCGTCACCCAAATAATAACCCTTTGGTTTTTCCCGCATTTTGGTTGGATATATGCCGTGGCCATGTTATACATGGCACTGATGTTTAAAGAATTTTTTATGGCTGATTGGCTAAAAAAACACCAATTGGCCTATGTATTTTCGCACATGGCCATTATACCGTTGGTAGATTTAGTGGCCAGTGCCGCCCATTGGTCGTTTGCCGAAATAATGCCCCCAAAGGCATTGCTTTGGTTCTTTTTTGTCTCCTTTTTTAACGGAATGGTTTTAGAATTTGGCCGAAAAATAAAAACACCCGCCATGGAGGAAGAAGGTGTGGTATCCTACACAAAACTCTATGGAGTGACGGGAGGAACTTGGCTTTGGCTGGGCATTTTAACCATTACCTACATACTGGCGTTGTTTGCCTCAGCCCATATCAATAGCCCCGTTTGGGTATATATTGTTTTGACTATTTTTTTTGTGGCGGCCTTTATTTCCGGTATTCTTTTTCTAAAAAATCCCACAAAAAAAAGCAGCAAAATGATTGAAATTTTCAGTGGGATTTGGACTATGGGCATGTATTTAAACATCGGAGCTCTACCTTTTCTTTTGAGCAATTAA
- a CDS encoding RNA-binding protein has translation MEMVIQKLKDGAFCNVIGGTHKGKSGIVRDINTSKAGHITITVVQESGVRFKTLAENIEIIS, from the coding sequence ATGGAGATGGTCATACAGAAATTAAAAGATGGTGCATTTTGCAATGTTATTGGTGGAACGCATAAAGGAAAAAGTGGAATTGTTCGAGATATCAATACCAGCAAAGCCGGGCATATTACCATTACAGTTGTTCAGGAAAGTGGGGTTCGTTTTAAAACTTTAGCCGAAAACATTGAAATAATAAGCTAA